From the Papaver somniferum cultivar HN1 chromosome 2, ASM357369v1, whole genome shotgun sequence genome, the window AACATAACAGTTAAAAAATATGGAGAATAATTGTCATTTTATATAGAGCCAACAAAAAGAATGTCAAAAATTAAAATTGACATAATTTTTTACTTGCTACGGAggtcgtgccgttacggcacgggtgaaGTTCTAGTATATCTTAATGATATCTCCCTGCATGGTGCTATGCATAACCGTGCGGGGAATCAAGTTTCTTCATGGGCGTGTTTTTTTGCAGCCATCTCAGttttcttacaaaaacaaatttgCGCGCGCgcgcacaaaaaaaaagaaaaaggaaaaaaaactgaTTCTGATAAAGGGTCCATGCCCATGAATGTGTGGTCTAAAACAGAAGTCTTTTGGTTTTCCTCTTTTCATGTATGTAAAGTATATTGTATCCATGTAAACAGACAATTCATATCAATAAAATCCTTTTCTTCTCtgcctctttctcttttcctATAATCCTactacaaaacgttatcatgcacgaagcgATACCGCAGAGCTAGattgaatcaaattttttttaatatggatTATTGGAGATCAATTGTCGTCAAGCTAATGAATTCGCTGGaatcaaatcagataagttggatctatttttttctttttgattttgattttggaaaaTCTCATAATCAATTGATATTTGTATGTGtatgtgtatgtgtatgttgtgtTTGATTGTGTCGTAATCTCCTTGTTTGTAATTTGGATGGGTTTGTATAATTTGTTTAGATTTAATACATATTAAATTTGTAATTAGTATAATTGGTTTAGATTTTATAATATGTTAATACATATTACATCCGTATTTGATTACGAGGAATGAGAAATTGAATTTGGCCATGAATCTGTCGTTTTTTGTAAAACGGAGGAATGCGAAGTGTTTCAGTAAACTAAGGAAGGAGAAAGGAAAATGGGTCCGGTCCACCCACCTCGGTTCAACCCACCCACGGTTCGGTCCACCCAAAATTCGGTCCACCCACGATTCGGTCCAGGCCTAGCAGTTCCAGCTGTTATCCAGTTTATGGGATCTAGGTTGTGCGCGAGTAAAGGCGTTCTGGTTTCGTGTATATAGAGATGGAACCAAAGCTGGAtttgaggtatgtaactattGTCAGTTTTAACATTGTATATCGTAtggtcttatttatttatttttggaacatacctgtgtttggtttttttttttatttcttaagataagtccatagtATATAATATCGGCTAAGTTGAATGGTCAATTTAAATTGTGATTAttgatctcgatcattaagaatttttctcttagtgttattttgttctcttgaatatgatattggccatagttgaatggtgtctttagttcaattggttgtaccaactcgattcaaatGTATTTATTTGGGGCTTAGAAGTATTTGAGCACCATTGTTGCTTACCTGATATTTTCcttccaaaatttgaatgttccgtggaATGTAATCCACTTACTGGAGTATTAATTTTTCAGTAGTTTCAAACgatacgttcaaataaaatcacatgtattccaatttttgtggaagaactcacaaaatatgatatgagtcagaaaatttccatttctatacttcatccatgatactaacgaaccaatatattttgaagtatgacaacaagagaattgTTTTTAGTAATCTATTAAAtctaaagtaattggttgacatatgtagtgagattctcttagcttgttgagataaagaaatttctaaaattaagctaaatgtagcaaaattgaaaatggaaagaaccccgaaggaATGAGGGTTAGatgtaccgactcatataaagcatgagaaaagggacatatatatcattggatgaagctaaaatgtaattctagcttccatcataaatgaaagagttggaaatgcacctcgTCATAGgtattggtatatacaatgtaatgtgtgtatcatagtagcaaccaatttttacatcaactttaatggcaacaagaactttgcctggccaatcGACTATCTTATTAAGTTGAACGAGATCCAATttctgcacttatggaatgaaaacacgagacataaattctctaaagcacttgagatatatttggtgacacgtaatatatattaactctaaagtacttgagttgaatcccacttttattacgtaataaggccacaccacttattaaaactctcaagacccaagtgtctaactcatagttgtttttcttccactagcttaaggaatttaaactagttgttgaactatttccttataatgtgactacgaggattggatcatcgagcgcaatATTTctcaaaaatttgttttcaagataggaAAAAAATgtcacaaaatctctatatgtaccgagagataatcacaccttgttaaattccaaagaaatccATGCAactggatatcatgtggaacctgactgtgatgataatgtaattgattgcatattttatagtcactaatgtatttggaaggaaacatactttagagagactaatgagtcaatttagaaagactaatgagtcaatttagtgaaatgtaaatcattaTAGTATTAATTTTGATTATTGAAttcatattgactccgacgatgaaatattggaaattgactcatacagactttgacataaccataaaggcactttggttgtgacatgatgtttccttttgaaaggactcatacgtacatcgctgtgtttgagtggacaagacaacgggaaaaagattgacagaatgcgaagtagcggcatatctctcaataagtgttttctaaaataccagatgcacaaccccctcctccctcccattatgcttttaagtaagaaagcatatcacccattttacaaagtcttcagtaaaacaggattgagaccatcctaagatgcaaatggtaaacaatccatattacaaagataacaatgtgaaatttagaaaaatattcatgcagaatgtggaccattaaagtgacttatgtctctggtgaatgttttgacattttggactagttatagttcccaagaaatttgcgtttaaaaactcctagaacatattacacaatacaaagtgcaaaggctcaccaccattattaatgctagagaatttacatcaaaaggaattgatgaatattgcatgtttaataggatcaatatagagcatcttatatatacccaatggtctcgcagaggataccatcaaaggttatagatggtgcctaaggaataggttatgcgtaccaacctatcttttattgctttggggatatgcaatattacacgcatcttacttaattcgtttttagaacccaatattagtcaaccttttctgcgtaccagttggtaactggatttaagcctgacattcgtgttcttacgcatttttggttgcactatatatgtgccattacgactccacatcgtactatgatgggtcttcaaaactgttaagtagttatgttggaactgagttcccaacaattatccgcattttaaaacttttggcaagagatctcttaccgctagatttgcgggttatcactttaatgagacagtcttcccgtcgttagggggagataagaaaaagtattttctaagagaacgacaggaattgtcgtggtgtgttcccactgtgtctcatattgattgttgtactccacaaatgtaaatgtgaagtgataaagaatattcgattttcagaatgtacactgatgttgctaaagtgatgagatcacacataccagctgcaaacctacctgcaaagttacaaatcctcaatacgggatatacaccatagactaaggtgttgcaactacactcagtggaagtgtggttgggGTCGTGGATCCATAAAAGAAGTTGGAGataccacttggttcgatcaaccctcacctagaaaggaagtaggtgagtaaggcacaacttatttatatcatcaaaaatcatctcataagattatctctgaatatgtccatgaatcaaactggaggacgctccgaagttttaaatgattctagagaacaatgaaatactgacggattatgagaatgcatatgagtcaatggaaggatcatgcgtgcacaatgatgatataacccataaatagttgctccagaagtagagcacaatgagatcgaaccatgctttattttgattaatttcaaataaatagcatatttgtccTACAcgatccaggtagaacttagttctttggaaaatatacgggtatttggtgtggtagggctaaccaaccaagtgtaaagcctattggacatacataattaatttatcataaagcataatgagaagaaagtagtcttaaagtacaaagactcgccttgtggcgcgaggtttctcacaaagccctgaattgttctcttgtaatgaacgttatggagttccgctacttagttagcttggtaatttcaaaaggacttgaaatgcagcatatgtatgtggtttttacgtatctctcaaagaatcaagagatagaagatatttataaaagtacttgatagacttttgttgcccaaatcaaatgactctaaactaCAGAGTGTGTTTACAGTTatatagaacgctcacttatagattcaagcaatctgacggatgtggtatacccgtctaagtggctatttgatttggaggggatagaaaagtaagttatttttccttgcgtattcataataaagttttatgttgatggtacatacatgatgtgtattcttgatgtaataagagatcttaaaagctatttaaaatccgaatttgagatgaaaaatctagggaaagctcgatcgaatactgagcttgtggtatattattccaccagtttgcatatgtctaaagttggcAGGCactttaacaaagacatgcatcctgatagcactcccatgattagtcgaggttcaaatgtaagtaagtaaccatttcgtccaaaggaataaGACGAAGATgcgttgggagatgaaattcctatATCTAAGTACAacagacgcattgttgtacttagtataataatgtactcgattaaagtTTACATCCtcggggaacttgttagctagatatagctccgcgccaacggaacgtcattggaatggtataataattataataatgtacttaaaagtaaccatcgacataaatttgttttatccatacaaagacattaaaaggaatactaatgaaagtgcaatccaaaagttgttgattatgaaggaataataatctcttctccaatgaaagtaatcagggggagatacggtagactagtttctaggtcattaccgatattcagtttcgaaaagtacatgactaaaggaacagtcTGGAACAACTGTGAAAGTAAGCAGGGGGAGGATCCAATGATATGATGTtgacataatttacttcgaaatttaagctgtgttgtactctttttccctttgatcgagaatagtttttcacAAAGGGTTttattactcgacaaggtttttagcgagataaTACTAAAAGCAttaagtatgttgaacgttgaagacataaagatcgcgttgatattattgaaaatatctgaatcaaagaaatgaaacacgatagtctgttaagcaacgtaacttccataatcaacaacatggttctataaacatccaagtcaccaaaataaagtgtgataaactccttttgactgcactagactaatgaaaattgtctgacatcaggaggagcatctaatggtgtgttgaactcttttccttcaccgaggttacttttttccacagggttttgttgctcggcaaggtttttaatgagacaataacaaacaccgggaagtaatttcctaaataaggctattgtctttcccacaaggattttctgccttaggagttgtgaagcaactagtcaacttcaacggaacaaagtgatcatctgcaacagatcacctttactttcatctgtcacgttgtactcttttcccttcgtcaaggttttatcccactgggttttccttgtcaaggttttaatgaggcaacatattcgagtccaactatgttataagtttgcttaatattgtactctttttctttagttcaggtttggtccctctgggtttccctggcgaagttttaacgaggaaattaacttagactcatcgatctgtgaagatcatattgcatgtgatgaactacatgtaaagtaagagacaacatgtgaagagttgtaccaaggttttatcccactgggtttttccttgtcaaagtttaagtaacgcaattgatttcggcacaagtcatcaaggagagaacgacatttgaagaactacattcaaagcactatatgtgaagcactatgtataaagttttgttgttAAACCACATAAGGGGGAATGTTAAAGGGCCCATGCCAATGGATGTGTGATCCAAAACAGAAGTCTTTTGGGTTTCCTCTTTTCATGTATGTGAAGTATATTGTATTCATGTGAACCGACAATTCATATCAATAGAATCCTTTTCTTCCGtgcctctttctcttttcctATAATCCTACTCCAAAAGATTCAATTGTGTACTCGGGGTAGTGCTCAAATTGCGCTGACTTGGTCAAACAGTAAGAGGGGCAACATTATTGATGTCCGCGTCGGCCTTCTGGCATCATCAATGTCAGGGACGCCCTGTTTTAGCGGTGCACATTCATCCAGCGTTAATATCATTAGGCTTAAAATGCTTTTGGCTTTGATCGTTGGGACCAGAGTGTACCATGCATGATGATGATATATCCTCGTGTTTCAATGTTTCTAACTGTTATGGTTAGAGTTGGGTGAACTGCTGCATCACAGAAAATATAGCTCCTCTCGTGAAATGAATTTGTCTTACATATATAGTTGAGCGTACATGTAAATGCCCACATTGATCATTAATTGTTTTCAAAGTATCTCCAGACTGGCATACTTGCTCAGTCGATCACCACACTCACACCATAAGAATGCACTATTTATAATCATCCACTTGCATATATATCTTCATATATCATGAAACTGTCTGTTTAAACCAAAACAATGAGAAATATGGCTCCAAGTTTGTACCATCACATCATTCTCTTATCATGCTTTCTTTTGCTAAAAACTGGAATCCATGTCGAATCAAAAAGGGTTCCTGCAATAATAGTTTTTGGAGACTCGACAGTTGATGCAGGTAATAACAATCCTCTTCCAACCATTTCCAAGAGCAATTTTGCACCTTACGGACGAGACCTTGAAGGTGGTAAAGCTACTGGAAGGTTTTCGAATGGTAGGATCGCAACTGATTTTATATCTGAAGCGTTTGGAAATAAACCGTTGGTACCTGCATATTTGGATAGTAGCTATGGTATAGAGGATTTCGCTACCGGTGTCACGTTCGCTTCAGCTGGAACTGGTTTTGATAATAAAACAGCCGCAGTGACTGTAAGTAGTATACACGGTGATATTTGGATATGTTTACGTAAATCTACATATGTAGATGAATCTTAGGTAGTACTACTAGCTTTTTATTCATTTCCATAGTATACGAGTCATGAATATTTGAGCAAAGTGGCTATACTAACCCTCAACAGAACCACCTGAAGTTTTCTACTATTGGTGTGGGCATTCAAAAGATTTTAAATATACTGACATATTTCTTTCCAATTTGAGCCTTAGTGAAAAATCCagaattaaaaatatatatatatatatatatgagcagTTGTGTTATAATTTAACATTGAGTGCTTTGTTTTCAACAGTCAGTGATACCGCTGTGGAAAGAAGTAGAGTACTTCAAGGATTACAAAACCAGATTAGCAACACTTCTCGGGAGAAAGGCGGCAACAGAAGTTATAGGGGATGCAGTGTACATTATAAGTATAGGAACAAATGATTTCGCAATAAACTACTTTGCATTACCGGATAGATCACTGCACTTCACCCTCGAAGAGTATGAGAGTTTTCTGATCGGAATTGCAAATAACTTTATTGTGGAACTTTACCGATTGGGTGCACGCAAAATATCACTAGGGGGACTTCCTCCTATTGGGTGTCTTCCTATAATAAGAACTTTGGATCCTGCCCATGTCTGTATTGAAGAATTTAACACATTGGCTCGAAAGTTTGATCTGAAGCTAAAGAGTTTAGCTGCCAAATTAAGAGGTGAACTTCAAGGGAGTAAGGTCGTATTCTCCAACATTTATTATCAAGCTATGGATGTCATTCAGAAACCTTCTTTATACGGTGAGTTCATTTAACTTTTATTTTGTAATTACTGCAATTTACTTGAATTATTGGAAAGGCCGGCATGCAAGAATTATATCTTTTCCAATCTATAATTATGGACGAAAAATTCTGCATACAAAAACTTCAACCACCAATTAAATGCATTACATAGTGTACCACTCATACCAGAAATTAGAGTTAAAGAGGTTGTAGAAAACTATAGTGTAGTAAAATGTCTAGGTCATGAAATAT encodes:
- the LOC113353747 gene encoding GDSL esterase/lipase At4g26790-like — its product is MRNMAPSLYHHIILLSCFLLLKTGIHVESKRVPAIIVFGDSTVDAGNNNPLPTISKSNFAPYGRDLEGGKATGRFSNGRIATDFISEAFGNKPLVPAYLDSSYGIEDFATGVTFASAGTGFDNKTAAVTSVIPLWKEVEYFKDYKTRLATLLGRKAATEVIGDAVYIISIGTNDFAINYFALPDRSLHFTLEEYESFLIGIANNFIVELYRLGARKISLGGLPPIGCLPIIRTLDPAHVCIEEFNTLARKFDLKLKSLAAKLRGELQGSKVVFSNIYYQAMDVIQKPSLYGFENVKNGCCGSGRIEVSYLCHRSNPLTCKDASKYAFWDSVHPSEKLHFIVANNMMKTSLAEFV